The following coding sequences lie in one Rhizobium rhododendri genomic window:
- a CDS encoding polysaccharide biosynthesis tyrosine autokinase, with protein MLSPKKSNTDSWAGFDHDEISEIIDLDRILAAARRQWKVVAAAIGAFIVLGIVYLLLATPQYTANTSVLIDHGTSTIVNQMTDTTVPPGSVDEEGNILTQVEVLRSDTIAVAVIQKLDLLNNPDFVGKGPSWISKLIGSIKIKSWLGLGTPPVPVDEAEVKLENAAAQIERNMLVERVNRSFVLSISYTSPSPKLAQQIADGIADAYLVDKLNSKYDATRRASDWLQDRIEELRKKSLASDLAVQKFRADNGLVETSGQLVSDQQLSQLNTALTTAQGDTAAAQAKYDRVESIIQSKNMDAVVSDVLGSTTINDLRKKYLDASKMQADIARRLGPDHEQAVRLRGEMQEYQRLMFEELGRIAQSYRNDLDVAKAREKSLADSVASATTVSATASDAQVQLRELERTRDTYRDLYQSFLTRYQQASQQESFPITEARVITKATFPIGASKPKKIIVLALSIILGGIVGGGIGVFREFRDRFFRTGDQVRDSLHQEYLGIAPIVKPVTAAEIVQDHPRSIRQVNGVSNYVAEHPLSAFAETMRSAKIAIDVESGERMAKVVGIVSSLPGEGKSTISMNFAQLLAMQGARTLLIDADLRNPGATRSIGRHAEAGLLEALLERRPIQDLLLIDQKTKLAFLPAIVKRRVPHSSELLSSPAMNALLDMARANFDYIVIDLPPLGPVVDARAISPKIDAFLFVVEWGKTSRKVVRSMFTSEPAIASKCAGVILNKVDTEKMKLYRAHGSSEYYYSRYTSYYHDN; from the coding sequence TTGCTATCACCCAAAAAGTCCAACACCGACAGCTGGGCCGGCTTCGACCACGACGAGATTTCCGAGATCATCGATCTCGACCGCATCCTTGCTGCCGCCCGGCGGCAATGGAAGGTCGTTGCCGCTGCCATCGGCGCCTTTATCGTGCTGGGTATCGTCTACCTGCTGCTGGCCACGCCGCAGTATACGGCAAACACCAGCGTACTGATCGACCATGGCACGTCCACCATCGTCAACCAGATGACGGACACGACCGTGCCACCGGGGTCCGTGGACGAAGAAGGCAACATCCTCACCCAGGTCGAAGTGCTTCGATCGGACACGATTGCGGTTGCCGTTATCCAGAAGCTCGACCTCTTGAACAATCCCGATTTCGTCGGCAAGGGCCCCTCCTGGATCAGCAAGCTCATCGGGTCGATCAAGATCAAATCCTGGCTTGGGCTTGGAACACCCCCAGTTCCTGTCGATGAAGCCGAAGTCAAACTGGAGAATGCTGCAGCCCAGATCGAGCGGAACATGCTTGTCGAGCGCGTCAACCGCTCCTTCGTGCTCTCGATCAGCTACACATCGCCCTCGCCCAAGCTCGCCCAGCAGATCGCGGACGGCATCGCCGACGCCTACCTCGTCGACAAGCTGAATTCGAAATACGACGCGACCCGGCGTGCCAGCGACTGGCTTCAGGACCGCATCGAGGAACTGCGCAAGAAGTCGCTCGCATCCGACCTGGCCGTCCAGAAATTCCGGGCCGACAACGGACTGGTGGAGACCAGTGGCCAGCTTGTCAGCGACCAGCAGCTGTCACAGCTGAATACTGCGCTGACGACTGCGCAAGGCGACACGGCAGCCGCGCAGGCAAAATATGACCGCGTCGAATCCATCATCCAGTCCAAGAACATGGATGCTGTCGTCTCCGATGTGCTGGGAAGCACGACGATCAACGACTTGCGCAAGAAGTACCTCGACGCCTCGAAGATGCAGGCGGACATTGCCCGCCGGCTTGGGCCTGATCACGAGCAGGCGGTGCGTCTGCGTGGTGAAATGCAGGAATACCAGCGCCTGATGTTCGAGGAGCTCGGTCGTATTGCCCAGAGCTATCGCAACGACCTCGATGTCGCCAAGGCGCGCGAGAAGTCGTTGGCCGACAGCGTTGCCTCGGCGACGACGGTTTCGGCGACGGCCAGCGATGCGCAGGTGCAATTGCGCGAACTGGAGCGGACGCGCGATACCTACCGCGATCTCTACCAGAGCTTCCTCACCCGCTACCAGCAGGCTTCGCAGCAGGAGTCGTTTCCGATCACCGAAGCCCGCGTGATCACCAAGGCGACTTTCCCTATCGGCGCGAGCAAGCCTAAGAAGATCATCGTGCTTGCACTGTCGATCATCCTTGGCGGCATCGTCGGTGGCGGCATCGGGGTGTTCAGGGAATTCCGTGACCGCTTCTTCCGCACCGGCGACCAGGTGCGCGACAGCCTGCATCAGGAGTATCTCGGCATCGCGCCGATCGTCAAACCGGTGACTGCCGCCGAGATCGTGCAGGATCATCCGCGCAGTATCAGGCAGGTGAACGGCGTTTCGAACTATGTTGCCGAGCATCCGCTTTCAGCCTTCGCGGAGACGATGCGCAGCGCCAAGATCGCAATCGATGTCGAAAGCGGCGAGCGAATGGCCAAAGTCGTCGGCATCGTGTCCAGCCTTCCGGGCGAAGGGAAATCGACGATCTCGATGAACTTTGCGCAGTTGCTTGCGATGCAAGGTGCGCGAACACTGCTGATCGACGCCGACTTGCGCAATCCTGGTGCCACCCGGAGCATCGGCCGGCATGCCGAGGCCGGCCTGCTGGAAGCACTTTTGGAACGCAGACCCATCCAGGATCTGCTGCTTATCGACCAGAAGACCAAGCTCGCCTTCCTGCCCGCCATCGTCAAGCGGCGCGTGCCACACTCGTCCGAACTGCTGTCGTCACCGGCGATGAATGCGCTGCTCGACATGGCGAGGGCGAACTTCGACTATATCGTTATCGACCTTCCACCGCTCGGACCCGTCGTCGATGCGCGGGCAATCAGCCCCAAAATCGACGCCTTCCTGTTCGTCGTCGAGTGGGGCAAGACATCGCGCAAGGTTGTCCGCAGCATGTTTACCTCGGAACCGGCAATCGCCAGCAAGTGCGCAGGCGTCATCCTCAACAAGGTCGATACGGAGAAGATGAAGCTGTATCGTGCCCACGGCTCGAGTGAATATTACTACTCGCGCTACACGTCATACTACCACGACAATTGA
- a CDS encoding lipopolysaccharide biosynthesis protein, which yields MLKRLMTFVRHLESRFKLMTFVGALMPTVSALAVQLVAFAVTARGLGVEAFGSYTAILAVTVVSVELVGFGGADLLVRAVSREPQKFSSYFGNLLLLAAATFPVVVAAGVVVAVSFMQTQIEIWHVLAIIVGEVALNRIAASVELIMVAHRHTVRAGWIRLTTASVRMLLALVYFGLLGLTDLGGWIEVAFAQCAVTSLVYIALVVKLYGRPDFMLKRQEWKAGGAFCVNQAARASQGNFDRIILGRFADAASVGIYGAASRVLALGLFPLQVVTRITYPNFFVHGKSGLAASRSYALKITPMLFGVGIASSIAVAAAGYLAPFALGKDFASMANISAMLGLALPLIALQYPPADALTGAGKQGIRAFISLCATFGFGLLMALGVNIAGVPGLVMAFLASHACLAGAMWLAAFLVEDKATPEFAATAEENAA from the coding sequence ATGCTGAAACGACTGATGACGTTTGTCCGTCATCTCGAGAGCCGCTTCAAACTGATGACCTTCGTTGGCGCCCTGATGCCGACGGTGTCGGCACTTGCCGTGCAGCTAGTGGCCTTTGCGGTGACGGCACGCGGTCTGGGCGTCGAGGCTTTCGGCTCCTACACGGCGATCCTTGCCGTCACGGTCGTCAGCGTCGAACTCGTCGGCTTCGGCGGCGCCGACCTGCTGGTTCGGGCGGTGTCGCGCGAACCTCAGAAATTCTCGTCCTATTTCGGCAACCTCCTGCTTCTTGCTGCAGCCACGTTCCCAGTCGTCGTTGCCGCCGGTGTGGTCGTTGCTGTCAGCTTCATGCAGACGCAGATCGAGATTTGGCATGTGCTGGCAATCATTGTCGGCGAAGTGGCGCTCAACAGAATTGCCGCGTCCGTCGAGCTGATCATGGTTGCGCATCGCCATACCGTAAGGGCGGGCTGGATACGGCTGACCACAGCCTCCGTGCGGATGCTGCTTGCACTCGTTTATTTCGGCCTTCTGGGGCTGACCGATCTAGGCGGCTGGATAGAAGTCGCGTTTGCACAATGCGCAGTGACTTCGCTTGTCTACATCGCGCTCGTGGTGAAGCTCTACGGGCGCCCGGATTTCATGCTGAAGCGACAGGAGTGGAAGGCCGGCGGCGCATTCTGCGTCAACCAGGCGGCCCGTGCATCGCAGGGAAACTTCGACCGCATCATTCTCGGCCGTTTCGCCGATGCGGCCAGCGTCGGGATCTACGGCGCCGCCTCGCGCGTGCTGGCGCTCGGGCTGTTCCCCCTCCAGGTGGTCACCCGCATCACCTATCCCAATTTCTTCGTTCACGGCAAAAGCGGACTTGCTGCGAGCCGCAGCTATGCGCTGAAGATTACGCCCATGCTCTTCGGAGTGGGCATTGCCTCCAGCATCGCAGTCGCTGCCGCCGGCTACCTTGCGCCCTTTGCGCTCGGCAAGGACTTTGCCAGCATGGCGAATATCTCTGCGATGCTCGGGCTGGCCCTGCCGCTGATCGCCTTGCAATATCCGCCGGCCGACGCGCTCACCGGTGCGGGAAAGCAGGGCATTCGCGCCTTCATCTCGCTCTGCGCCACTTTCGGTTTCGGACTGTTAATGGCACTCGGGGTGAACATTGCCGGCGTTCCCGGCCTGGTGATGGCGTTCCTTGCAAGTCACGCCTGCCTTGCGGGAGCGATGTGGCTGGCAGCCTTCCTGGTCGAGGACAAGGCGACGCCCGAGTTCGCCGCGACAGCCGAGGAGAACGCCGCTTGA
- the cbiE gene encoding precorrin-6y C5,15-methyltransferase (decarboxylating) subunit CbiE has protein sequence MSETLSSLPTQWLTLIGLGEDGPAGLTEETRQRIASAPIVYGGARHLELVAPLIGGETHSWLSPFERSIDHLLARRGMPTVVLASGDPFWFGIGATLSRFIPPEEMYVIPAPSAFSLAAARLGWPMQSATLLSLHGRPIDLLRPHLHPGRKIIALTSDATSPEAIAALLTRLGFGRSTLTLMEAMGGARERVTLHKAASFSLEDIDALNVMAVEVVADRDARLLPLAQGLDDALFSHDGQITKREIRAMTLSALAPRHGDLLWDIGAGSGSVSIEWLLADPSLRAIAIEAVRDRAARIRRNADDFGVPMLQLVEGTAPEALTGLAQPDAIFIGGGGSEPGVMEAAKAALKPGGRLVANGVTTEMEAVLLAEYARHGGSLTRIDIARVTPIGTMHGWRTAMPVMQWCWTKPETTEIAQ, from the coding sequence ATGTCTGAGACGCTTTCTTCGTTGCCAACGCAATGGCTCACCCTTATCGGCCTCGGCGAGGACGGTCCAGCCGGCTTGACCGAGGAAACAAGGCAACGGATCGCCTCTGCACCGATCGTCTACGGTGGGGCCCGCCACCTGGAACTGGTGGCGCCACTGATCGGCGGCGAAACCCACAGCTGGCTCAGCCCGTTCGAGCGCTCGATAGATCACCTGCTTGCCCGGCGTGGAATGCCTACCGTCGTCCTAGCATCGGGCGACCCCTTCTGGTTCGGGATCGGCGCCACCCTCTCGCGCTTCATTCCGCCCGAAGAAATGTACGTCATCCCGGCGCCGTCGGCTTTCAGCCTGGCAGCAGCAAGGCTGGGCTGGCCGATGCAATCGGCGACGCTCCTGTCGCTGCATGGCCGTCCCATCGATCTTCTCCGGCCCCATCTCCATCCCGGCCGAAAGATCATCGCGCTGACCTCTGATGCCACCAGTCCGGAAGCGATAGCCGCACTTCTGACAAGGCTCGGCTTCGGTCGTTCGACGCTGACGCTGATGGAGGCGATGGGCGGAGCACGCGAGCGGGTAACCCTGCACAAGGCAGCAAGCTTTTCACTCGAGGATATCGACGCCTTGAATGTGATGGCAGTCGAGGTCGTCGCCGACCGGGATGCACGGCTATTGCCGCTGGCGCAAGGCCTGGACGACGCCCTGTTCAGCCATGATGGCCAGATCACCAAGCGGGAGATCCGGGCGATGACGTTGTCGGCGCTGGCCCCCCGTCACGGCGATCTGCTCTGGGATATAGGCGCCGGCTCTGGCTCGGTCTCCATCGAATGGTTGCTGGCCGATCCGAGCCTGCGGGCAATCGCCATCGAGGCGGTGCGGGACCGTGCCGCGCGCATCCGCCGGAATGCCGACGATTTCGGCGTGCCTATGCTGCAGCTGGTCGAAGGCACGGCGCCTGAAGCATTGACCGGGTTGGCCCAGCCAGATGCGATCTTCATCGGCGGCGGCGGCAGTGAGCCCGGGGTGATGGAGGCTGCAAAGGCAGCCTTGAAACCGGGAGGCCGGCTCGTTGCCAATGGCGTAACCACCGAGATGGAAGCCGTGCTGCTTGCCGAATATGCCCGCCACGGCGGATCGCTGACAAGGATCGACATCGCCCGTGTCACACCCATCGGCACGATGCACGGATGGCGCACGGCGATGCCGGTGATGCAATGGTGCTGGACCAAGCCTGAAACCACAGAGATCGCCCAATGA
- a CDS encoding polysaccharide biosynthesis/export family protein, producing MKTTIRIRRGSVVALMVMLSSCTSLPRSGPDAGLIDTQALVKVSSKDRKVGIDYALVDLNQNTLKYFDGKASSSLKATFGTSRSSAPDIPLGYGDVVQVTIFESQAGGLFIPADAGSRAGNFVTIPSQTIDRGGTISVPYAGRIVAAGKRKEQVEADIVKKLSSRAIEPQVVITTVTSNSSQVSVLGDVNAPAKVELSPAGERVLDAISQAGGLSTAAMETNITLQRRGKTVTVPYETLLKNPSENIFVSPMDTVIADHHPRSYVAFGATGANGRYTFDDENLTLADGLGKAGGALDTQANPAQVLLYRLVDKTLLRQMGVDTTHFRDELVPVVFRANLRDPAGFFAAQKFAMEDKDVIYISNSDSVELLKFLDIANSVTSTAAGTTSDAVTTRKSIREL from the coding sequence ATGAAGACCACTATCCGTATACGTCGAGGCTCCGTTGTTGCGCTGATGGTCATGCTATCCAGCTGCACGTCGCTCCCTCGCTCAGGACCAGATGCCGGCCTGATCGACACCCAGGCACTCGTCAAGGTTTCGTCGAAAGACCGCAAGGTCGGCATCGACTACGCACTGGTCGACCTCAACCAGAACACATTGAAATACTTCGACGGGAAAGCAAGTTCATCGCTGAAGGCAACCTTCGGCACTTCGCGTTCCTCTGCTCCTGACATCCCGCTTGGCTATGGCGACGTGGTGCAGGTGACGATCTTTGAATCCCAGGCAGGGGGCCTGTTCATTCCCGCAGATGCCGGCAGCCGCGCCGGCAATTTCGTGACCATTCCAAGTCAGACGATCGACCGTGGCGGAACGATCAGCGTTCCCTATGCCGGACGCATCGTCGCTGCCGGCAAGCGCAAGGAGCAGGTCGAGGCGGATATCGTCAAGAAGCTCTCCAGCCGGGCAATCGAGCCTCAGGTGGTGATCACGACGGTTACCAGCAACTCAAGCCAGGTCTCCGTTCTCGGCGACGTAAACGCACCGGCAAAGGTAGAACTCAGCCCGGCCGGTGAACGCGTGCTTGATGCCATTTCTCAGGCCGGTGGCCTGTCGACTGCGGCGATGGAAACAAACATCACCCTGCAGCGCCGGGGCAAGACCGTCACCGTTCCTTACGAGACACTGCTGAAGAACCCGTCCGAAAACATCTTCGTGTCGCCAATGGACACCGTCATTGCCGATCACCATCCGCGTAGCTACGTCGCCTTCGGTGCGACCGGCGCCAACGGACGCTACACCTTCGACGATGAAAACCTGACCCTGGCGGATGGTCTGGGCAAGGCCGGAGGCGCGCTCGATACGCAGGCAAATCCGGCGCAGGTGCTGCTGTACCGCCTGGTCGACAAGACGTTGCTGCGTCAAATGGGAGTCGACACCACGCACTTCCGCGACGAACTGGTGCCTGTCGTTTTCCGTGCCAACTTGCGTGATCCAGCCGGCTTCTTTGCTGCTCAGAAGTTCGCGATGGAGGACAAGGATGTCATCTACATCTCCAACTCCGACTCCGTCGAACTGTTGAAGTTCCTCGACATCGCCAACTCCGTCACATCGACGGCGGCGGGGACGACGAGCGATGCCGTTACGACGCGCAAATCGATACGCGAACTATAG
- a CDS encoding glycosyltransferase family 2 protein produces the protein MTTPDTHVSTKGPREGLAVGLCTYKRLPSLMRLLDHIAISAKALSSPPQIIIADNDGQDPAVAASVAAFSAQSGLKVHYRIETHPGISAARNAVFDEAEKLNLRFVAMIDDDEWPSPEWLSEMLKAQASEGAAVVGGPVRPVFPDNAAHLRKYSRYWSVDKQFLNGKPFVFCTCNFLIDLQAVAAIPRPLFDEEFGLSGGGDTVFFRGLFFAGMKMAWSEEAFVYEEVPQSRASIAWMRQRRFRVGNHAVRWESLGGGGRKSLAKTLGLTARLVLYPLLQREPESRMLGWMLEYDKVRGRYNAHFGDVFVEYARPKPDEAKSSDTQKPEDSGRVCR, from the coding sequence GTGACGACACCTGACACACATGTGAGTACGAAGGGGCCCCGCGAGGGTCTGGCGGTTGGCCTGTGCACCTATAAGCGCCTGCCATCGCTGATGAGGCTTCTCGATCACATTGCCATCAGCGCCAAGGCACTGTCGTCGCCGCCGCAGATCATCATCGCCGACAATGACGGGCAGGATCCCGCTGTTGCTGCGAGCGTTGCCGCATTTTCCGCGCAATCGGGACTGAAGGTCCACTACAGGATCGAGACACATCCAGGCATTTCGGCAGCTCGCAATGCCGTTTTCGACGAAGCCGAAAAGCTGAACCTGCGGTTCGTCGCGATGATCGACGACGACGAATGGCCGTCGCCGGAGTGGCTCAGCGAAATGCTGAAGGCACAAGCGTCCGAGGGCGCTGCCGTGGTCGGCGGTCCGGTGCGCCCGGTATTCCCGGACAACGCAGCCCATCTGCGCAAATATTCCCGCTACTGGTCAGTGGATAAGCAGTTCCTGAACGGCAAGCCGTTCGTGTTCTGCACCTGCAACTTCCTGATCGACCTGCAAGCTGTAGCGGCCATCCCGAGGCCGCTTTTCGATGAGGAATTCGGACTTTCGGGCGGCGGCGACACGGTGTTCTTCCGTGGCCTGTTCTTTGCCGGCATGAAGATGGCATGGTCGGAAGAAGCCTTCGTCTATGAGGAAGTGCCGCAATCTCGCGCTTCCATCGCCTGGATGCGGCAGCGACGTTTTCGCGTCGGCAACCATGCCGTCCGCTGGGAGAGCCTCGGTGGCGGCGGGCGCAAAAGCCTGGCGAAGACACTCGGGCTGACAGCGCGGCTGGTTCTCTATCCTCTCCTGCAGCGCGAGCCTGAATCTCGAATGCTGGGCTGGATGCTGGAATACGACAAGGTTCGCGGTCGCTACAATGCACATTTCGGTGATGTCTTTGTAGAATATGCTAGGCCGAAGCCCGACGAAGCCAAGTCGTCTGACACCCAGAAACCGGAAGACAGCGGCAGGGTTTGCCGCTGA
- the cobM gene encoding precorrin-4 C(11)-methyltransferase, with amino-acid sequence MTVHFIGAGPGAADLITVRGRDLIAKCPVCLYAGSLVSKDLLAYCPPDARIIDTAPLSLDEIETEFRRANEAGEDVARLHSGDLSVWSAVAEQIRRLNACGIGYTMTPGVPAFAAAASALGRELTIPAVAQSLVLTRVSGRASPMPSGETLQAFAVTGSTLAIHLAIHALPQVVEELMQHYGADCPVAIVVKASWPDERILRGRLDNIEAKVAAEPIERTALIFVGRSLASDDFRESALYDPAYQRRFRDRE; translated from the coding sequence ATGACAGTCCATTTTATCGGCGCCGGACCTGGCGCCGCCGACCTCATCACCGTGCGCGGCCGCGACCTCATCGCAAAGTGCCCGGTCTGCCTCTATGCCGGCTCGCTGGTGTCGAAGGACCTGCTTGCATACTGCCCGCCGGACGCGCGCATTATCGATACGGCGCCGCTATCGCTCGATGAAATCGAGACGGAATTCCGGCGCGCCAATGAGGCAGGCGAGGATGTTGCGCGCCTGCATTCCGGCGATCTGTCGGTCTGGAGCGCGGTCGCCGAGCAGATCCGCCGGCTGAACGCATGCGGTATCGGCTACACGATGACCCCCGGCGTTCCGGCATTTGCTGCGGCTGCCTCGGCGCTCGGTCGCGAGCTTACCATACCGGCCGTGGCGCAGAGCCTCGTGCTGACCCGCGTCTCCGGCCGTGCCTCGCCGATGCCATCGGGCGAGACATTGCAGGCTTTTGCCGTGACGGGGTCGACGCTTGCCATTCATCTGGCCATCCATGCCTTGCCTCAGGTGGTCGAGGAACTGATGCAGCACTACGGCGCCGATTGCCCCGTCGCGATCGTCGTCAAGGCGTCCTGGCCCGACGAGCGCATCCTGCGCGGCCGGCTGGATAATATCGAAGCAAAAGTTGCGGCCGAGCCAATAGAGCGCACCGCGCTGATTTTTGTCGGGCGGTCGCTTGCATCCGACGACTTTCGCGAAAGCGCGCTCTACGACCCTGCCTACCAGAGACGGTTTCGCGACCGGGAATAG
- a CDS encoding acyltransferase family protein has product MTSQAAAIAVANADAAPATDVRGGNAPKQRRARLEQLDGLRGILALFVVVYHLQDPFAQVASTLTAYLPILSQAWFSVDVFFIMSGFVMMYVYGTAFSDKVRWADFRDFFAARIARLYPVHLFAMGILVLALLPFIHAKPDFTSIDGRYSWNSALAAFFMLHGPWIDHRTWNFPSWSISAEWHAYVIFPFVAVLASRWSARFSVVILTLCCLGAFALYNIDMHTDQYPTNSPVVLLRVLPLFVAGMALFRLNLSYSHFLSARWTVWAVIAALLVILSVPSIASFSVLLAPVLVLAVLQSPGSALVFTNRPALFLGKISYSLYMTHALVSIVGISLWMKLAPLVLGIDPTMPVASWLCFLAAIVAAVILGWLTCRFIEIPFRKTILRRFV; this is encoded by the coding sequence ATGACCTCGCAAGCAGCAGCGATAGCCGTAGCCAATGCAGACGCGGCGCCAGCGACCGACGTTCGCGGTGGAAACGCGCCGAAGCAGCGCCGTGCACGACTGGAGCAACTGGATGGCCTTCGCGGCATCCTCGCACTTTTCGTCGTGGTGTATCACCTGCAGGATCCGTTCGCGCAGGTCGCGAGCACCCTGACGGCTTATCTGCCGATCCTGTCGCAGGCCTGGTTTTCGGTAGACGTGTTCTTCATCATGAGCGGCTTTGTGATGATGTACGTCTATGGAACGGCATTCTCAGATAAAGTGCGCTGGGCGGACTTTCGCGACTTCTTTGCGGCCCGCATCGCGCGCCTCTATCCCGTGCACCTGTTTGCCATGGGCATCCTGGTACTGGCGCTGCTGCCGTTCATTCACGCCAAACCGGATTTCACCTCGATCGATGGGCGCTACTCATGGAATTCCGCGCTCGCGGCATTTTTCATGCTGCATGGTCCCTGGATCGATCATCGGACATGGAATTTTCCGTCCTGGTCGATCAGTGCCGAATGGCATGCCTATGTGATCTTTCCGTTCGTGGCGGTTCTTGCCAGCCGGTGGAGCGCGCGTTTTTCCGTGGTGATCTTGACGCTCTGCTGCCTCGGCGCGTTCGCGCTCTACAACATCGACATGCACACCGATCAGTATCCGACCAACTCGCCCGTGGTCCTGCTGCGCGTGCTGCCGCTATTTGTTGCCGGGATGGCGCTGTTTCGCCTCAATCTCTCCTATAGTCACTTTTTGTCCGCCCGATGGACCGTCTGGGCAGTCATCGCCGCGCTTCTCGTTATCTTGAGCGTTCCGTCCATCGCCTCGTTTTCAGTGCTGCTGGCGCCGGTTCTCGTCCTCGCCGTCCTGCAATCTCCGGGGTCCGCGCTTGTGTTCACAAACCGACCTGCCCTGTTTCTGGGCAAGATTTCCTACAGCTTGTATATGACGCACGCCCTGGTCAGCATCGTGGGGATCAGCTTGTGGATGAAACTGGCACCGCTAGTCCTGGGCATCGATCCGACAATGCCCGTTGCAAGCTGGCTATGCTTCCTGGCGGCGATCGTCGCTGCCGTGATCCTGGGCTGGCTCACCTGCCGATTTATCGAGATCCCGTTCCGCAAGACTATCCTGAGGAGGTTCGTCTGA
- a CDS encoding DMT family transporter: MNVTKSGYIFTIVAITLFSIQDGISKHLAGAYPPFLVAMIRYWTFALFAIALAARSRGGLAVTVRTRRPWLQILRGLLLAAQIVIVIQSFAMVGLARSQAIFSSGPLIVALLSVPILGEKVGWRRWTAIFVGFLGVLLILKPESGFFDVRFLVPLSSALLFSFYVIVTRLVSRQDASMTSFFYTGVVGAIAMSCIGPFFWMPLTPHDWIWMGLLCLTGMSSHYCLIRAYDLLDAVVIQPLTYLQLVYAAIIGVVVFGEVLTANMVVGAAIVVAAGMFTVWRENVLAKRRAGH; this comes from the coding sequence ATGAACGTCACCAAGAGCGGCTATATCTTCACGATCGTCGCTATCACGCTTTTTTCCATCCAGGACGGCATATCGAAGCATCTGGCCGGCGCCTATCCTCCTTTTCTGGTGGCAATGATCCGCTACTGGACATTCGCCCTGTTTGCCATCGCCCTTGCCGCCCGTTCACGCGGCGGTCTCGCGGTGACGGTGCGCACCAGGCGCCCGTGGCTGCAGATCCTCCGCGGCCTGCTTCTTGCGGCGCAGATCGTCATCGTCATACAGTCCTTTGCGATGGTGGGGCTCGCCCGTTCCCAGGCGATTTTCTCTTCCGGCCCGTTGATCGTTGCGCTGCTATCGGTGCCGATCCTCGGAGAAAAAGTCGGCTGGAGGCGCTGGACGGCGATTTTCGTCGGTTTTCTCGGTGTGTTGCTGATCCTCAAGCCGGAAAGCGGATTTTTCGACGTCCGGTTTCTGGTTCCGTTGTCCTCCGCCCTGCTGTTCTCGTTCTACGTCATCGTCACCCGCCTGGTCAGCCGGCAGGACGCGTCGATGACCAGTTTCTTCTACACCGGCGTGGTTGGCGCCATCGCCATGAGTTGTATCGGGCCGTTCTTCTGGATGCCGCTGACGCCCCATGACTGGATCTGGATGGGGCTGCTCTGCCTGACGGGCATGTCGAGCCATTACTGCCTGATCCGCGCATATGACCTGCTGGATGCCGTCGTCATCCAACCGCTGACCTATCTGCAGCTGGTCTACGCCGCCATCATCGGGGTCGTCGTGTTCGGGGAGGTCTTGACGGCAAACATGGTGGTTGGCGCAGCAATCGTGGTCGCAGCCGGGATGTTTACCGTGTGGCGGGAAAATGTCCTCGCCAAACGAAGGGCCGGGCACTGA
- a CDS encoding glycosyltransferase family 2 protein, with protein sequence MADIVIGIPTFKRPELLQKLLSSLVNEINQSVWLVVADNGCSDDTKAVVTAFAADFPRCFYVPIPERGLAPVRNGLVSAVTDLVPDWRWLAMLDDDGYVSEGWLARIVACGETFDAHLTGGPVEGVLPEGANILARNSIFARRRRWKTGLVDSLNTTQNLLISRKLLTLAPAPLFRNEYSASGGEDYDLFRRVRQSGGRIAWCDEAVVFEPTPENRLSHGSVLSRYYTTGIYMSQIDRFYDGPRKTYTTAFKGFASSLLRTIGAGFRRDRNAVAQGMLSTAHYAGRAVGLLGGSTARYT encoded by the coding sequence ATGGCTGATATTGTGATCGGCATTCCCACTTTTAAGCGGCCGGAACTGCTGCAAAAACTTCTGTCGAGTTTGGTTAACGAAATTAACCAGAGCGTATGGCTGGTTGTAGCGGACAACGGATGTTCCGACGATACGAAGGCAGTTGTCACTGCCTTTGCGGCGGATTTTCCGCGTTGTTTTTATGTCCCAATTCCGGAGCGTGGGCTGGCTCCGGTGCGCAACGGGCTGGTGAGCGCGGTGACCGATCTTGTGCCGGATTGGCGCTGGCTGGCGATGCTCGACGATGACGGCTACGTGTCCGAAGGCTGGCTGGCTCGTATCGTCGCGTGCGGCGAAACCTTTGATGCCCATCTCACCGGCGGGCCGGTCGAGGGAGTGCTGCCCGAGGGCGCAAACATTCTCGCCCGCAACAGCATTTTTGCCCGGCGTCGGCGCTGGAAGACCGGCCTGGTGGATTCACTGAACACAACACAAAACCTGCTGATCTCGCGAAAATTACTGACGCTTGCACCGGCACCTCTGTTTCGCAACGAATACAGTGCGTCCGGGGGCGAGGACTACGATTTGTTCCGCAGGGTAAGGCAGAGCGGCGGCCGGATCGCCTGGTGCGACGAGGCGGTCGTCTTCGAGCCGACACCTGAAAACAGGCTGTCGCATGGCAGCGTGCTCTCGCGATATTATACGACCGGGATCTACATGTCGCAGATCGATCGGTTCTACGACGGGCCGCGCAAGACATACACCACAGCGTTCAAGGGCTTTGCTTCTTCGTTGCTGCGAACGATCGGCGCCGGATTTCGCCGTGACCGGAACGCGGTCGCACAGGGAATGCTTTCAACGGCGCATTATGCGGGACGGGCCGTCGGCCTGCTCGGCGGAAGCACCGCGCGATACACTTAA